The following coding sequences lie in one Bacteroides helcogenes P 36-108 genomic window:
- a CDS encoding LruC domain-containing protein: MKSLNCFSAMVAITCALALAGCADDVYDPEKGIQTEPKENPLGKDFTAPDGFNWSMINSVNLDIEVKDEFKGQYNYLVEVFTANPLSDATATPIAAGVAKGNGNYTANINIPKATTRLYIRQTDPKQRKEIYEYEVPENGGKLNCKLYYASADTRATSNPTSASEAAKAAGITEIEDKAYKEAEVIPTIPTQSDGYFDQWNEGTLVNGAKFIIGKEYTKASPYTIQLKTNSGKATVFVQGTWKLNGWAGLYSNLDIYVMKGGEIIAENLTIGTGNTLTIQNEGKLSCTTLSLGCPTKNFGTITVSQNLTMNLGSNPELFNEGEIKAGNEISINGSNVINHSTLNANGLTLTSVQLLNKMNINCSAKIYLNNGKIFNYGNIKLNENNGMLTTNDSKATVIVNHQEAAIRGYHLKGGAAIYNDGIIEVSQCTNSSTDVLYNSCTFIVKDNFKFRNVILNKGSITAGQDKDGNWQPVPKIESQSDAIFKLTDGSIIVADEFNILSGKVEFEATNITNANKSMIKAKTIKYNWHTYLKGNLIMEGTPDFSQAGNNDECLHPDNGVIQTGYNESKYTIETCSGIINGGNEGGTPTEPELPEINESSVYTFAFEDNWPTYGDFDMNDLVLTMSSKKIKVDKNNNVTRLKMRIELRAIGASKKLGAGIRFLQLPANLQTEKFTVNGDDSSFEEGQKEATYILFSDAHLALWGNEGYKENGPFINTLPDKANLKYDTRGFDVIMEIPASAGVKADAFTISNIDVFAITTPATVKSQRTEVHVIGFAPTQLANTRYFDQGNDKSLTKKQYYTSEHNLAWGVVIPSEFAWPLEYQKISSVYPYFNKWVTSGGQQNGNENGKWYELNNGNVFPITELSPLKEN; this comes from the coding sequence ATGAAATCATTAAATTGTTTTTCAGCGATGGTCGCCATCACATGCGCATTGGCACTGGCCGGCTGTGCGGATGATGTGTATGATCCTGAAAAGGGAATACAAACAGAACCCAAGGAAAATCCGTTGGGAAAAGACTTCACCGCCCCCGATGGCTTCAACTGGTCCATGATTAATTCCGTAAACCTTGATATTGAAGTAAAGGATGAATTCAAAGGACAGTATAATTATTTAGTGGAAGTATTCACCGCTAACCCATTGAGTGACGCCACCGCTACCCCTATCGCGGCCGGAGTGGCCAAAGGCAACGGCAACTATACAGCCAATATCAATATACCCAAAGCAACAACCCGTCTGTACATCCGCCAGACAGATCCGAAGCAACGCAAAGAAATTTACGAATATGAAGTGCCGGAGAATGGAGGGAAGTTGAATTGCAAGCTGTATTACGCCTCTGCCGATACAAGAGCAACAAGCAATCCCACCTCTGCATCCGAAGCCGCCAAAGCTGCCGGTATAACTGAAATAGAAGATAAAGCATACAAGGAAGCGGAAGTTATACCTACCATTCCAACCCAATCGGACGGCTATTTCGACCAATGGAATGAAGGAACGCTTGTCAATGGAGCAAAATTTATTATAGGGAAAGAATATACCAAAGCTTCTCCTTATACCATTCAGTTAAAAACCAACAGTGGCAAAGCTACTGTATTCGTACAAGGAACTTGGAAGCTAAACGGCTGGGCAGGTCTGTATTCAAATCTCGACATTTACGTAATGAAAGGTGGAGAAATCATTGCAGAAAACCTCACCATAGGAACAGGAAACACCCTCACTATACAAAATGAAGGCAAACTGTCATGTACAACTTTAAGTTTGGGATGTCCAACCAAAAACTTCGGAACAATTACCGTCAGCCAAAATTTGACGATGAATTTAGGGAGCAATCCTGAACTATTTAATGAAGGTGAAATCAAGGCAGGCAATGAAATCAGCATAAACGGAAGCAATGTAATCAACCATTCCACTTTAAACGCAAACGGACTCACCTTGACATCGGTCCAATTGCTGAACAAGATGAACATCAATTGCAGTGCAAAGATTTATTTAAACAATGGAAAGATATTCAACTACGGCAACATCAAACTGAACGAAAACAACGGAATGCTGACAACCAATGACAGCAAAGCAACAGTTATCGTGAACCACCAAGAAGCGGCCATCCGCGGATATCACCTGAAAGGAGGCGCAGCTATCTACAACGATGGAATTATCGAAGTATCCCAATGTACCAATTCATCAACTGATGTACTATACAATAGTTGCACGTTCATTGTTAAAGACAATTTTAAATTCAGAAATGTCATATTGAACAAAGGCTCTATCACAGCAGGCCAGGATAAAGACGGCAATTGGCAGCCAGTGCCCAAGATAGAAAGCCAGAGCGATGCAATATTCAAACTAACGGACGGTTCCATAATTGTGGCAGACGAATTCAACATATTATCAGGAAAAGTAGAATTTGAAGCCACAAATATAACCAATGCCAACAAATCCATGATCAAAGCAAAGACCATCAAGTATAATTGGCATACTTACCTGAAAGGTAACCTGATTATGGAAGGTACTCCGGACTTTTCACAGGCAGGCAACAATGACGAATGCCTTCATCCTGATAATGGCGTCATACAAACTGGTTACAATGAATCCAAATACACCATTGAAACATGTAGCGGCATCATAAATGGCGGCAACGAAGGCGGCACGCCCACAGAGCCGGAGCTTCCGGAGATCAACGAAAGCAGCGTTTACACTTTTGCATTTGAAGACAACTGGCCCACATACGGTGACTTTGACATGAATGACCTTGTACTCACAATGTCTTCCAAGAAAATAAAAGTTGATAAAAACAATAATGTGACACGCCTCAAGATGCGGATAGAATTGCGCGCAATAGGAGCATCCAAGAAACTGGGAGCTGGCATCCGCTTCCTCCAACTGCCCGCAAACTTGCAGACGGAGAAGTTCACGGTCAACGGAGACGATTCTTCCTTCGAAGAAGGACAGAAAGAAGCCACTTATATTCTTTTCAGCGATGCCCACCTTGCATTATGGGGAAATGAAGGATATAAAGAGAACGGCCCGTTCATCAACACCCTGCCCGATAAAGCCAACCTTAAATACGACACCAGAGGATTTGATGTCATTATGGAAATTCCCGCTTCCGCAGGCGTGAAGGCCGATGCGTTTACAATCAGCAATATAGACGTCTTCGCCATCACCACTCCGGCCACGGTCAAGTCACAACGTACTGAAGTGCACGTGATCGGTTTTGCGCCCACCCAACTGGCAAATACCAGATACTTTGACCAAGGTAATGACAAGTCGCTGACGAAAAAACAATATTACACCAGCGAGCACAACCTGGCATGGGGCGTAGTGATTCCCTCGGAGTTTGCATGGCCTTTAGAGTACCAGAAGATATCTTCCGTATATCCATATTTCAATAAATGGGTCACCAGCGGCGGACAGCAGAATGGAAACGAAAACGGAAAATGGTATGAACTCAATAACGGAAATGTTTTCCCGATAACGGAATTGTCACCACTCAAGGAAAATTGA
- a CDS encoding asparaginase, with the protein MKVDYPSVLLIYTGGTIGMIENPETGALENFNFDHLLKHVPELKRFNYRISSYQFNPPIDSSDMEPSLWAKIVKIINYNYDYFDGFVILHGTDTMAYTASALSFMLENLSKPVILTGSQLPIGTLRTDGKENLITAIEIAAAKNSDGTPAVPEVCIFFENELMRGNRTTKINAENFNAFRSFNYPALAKAGIHIRYNHPFIRRPDPSRPMKPHYLFDTNVVVLTLFPGIQESIINSVLHVPGLKAVVLRTFGSGNAPQKAWFIRQLKDATDRGIVIINITQCQSGAVEMERYETGMHLLDTGVISGYDSTPECAVTKLMFLLGHGLGQKEIRSLMNSDLAGEITKD; encoded by the coding sequence ATGAAAGTCGATTACCCCTCCGTACTTTTGATTTACACAGGCGGAACTATCGGAATGATAGAAAATCCGGAAACCGGTGCTCTTGAAAACTTCAACTTCGACCACCTGCTCAAGCATGTCCCCGAACTGAAGCGCTTCAACTACCGCATTTCTTCCTATCAATTCAATCCTCCCATCGACTCCTCGGACATGGAACCTTCCCTGTGGGCAAAAATCGTCAAAATCATCAATTACAACTATGACTATTTTGACGGCTTTGTCATTCTGCACGGCACGGACACAATGGCCTACACCGCCTCTGCCCTGAGTTTCATGCTCGAAAACCTTTCAAAGCCCGTCATCCTCACCGGCTCACAACTTCCCATCGGAACCTTGCGCACCGATGGCAAGGAGAATCTCATCACTGCCATCGAAATTGCCGCCGCCAAAAATTCCGACGGCACTCCGGCAGTGCCCGAAGTGTGCATCTTCTTTGAAAACGAACTGATGCGGGGCAACCGCACCACAAAGATCAATGCAGAAAACTTCAACGCTTTCCGTTCGTTCAATTATCCCGCGCTGGCAAAAGCCGGCATACACATACGCTATAACCATCCGTTCATCCGCCGCCCCGATCCATCGCGCCCCATGAAGCCGCACTACCTCTTCGACACCAACGTCGTGGTGCTCACCCTCTTTCCAGGCATTCAGGAAAGCATCATCAATTCCGTGCTACACGTTCCCGGACTGAAAGCCGTGGTTCTCCGCACATTCGGCTCAGGCAACGCTCCCCAGAAAGCGTGGTTCATCCGCCAACTGAAGGACGCTACCGACCGTGGCATCGTGATCATCAACATCACCCAGTGCCAAAGCGGAGCCGTGGAGATGGAACGTTACGAAACTGGGATGCACCTCCTCGACACAGGCGTCATCAGCGGCTACGACAGTACTCCCGAATGTGCCGTCACCAAACTCATGTTCCTGCTGGGGCACGGGCTCGGACAAAAAGAAATCCGCAGCCTCATGAATTCGGACCTTGCCGGAGAAATCACAAAAGACTGA
- the trpA gene encoding tryptophan synthase subunit alpha produces the protein MNRINQLFQDSPKNLLSIYFCAGCPTLKGTADVIRTLEKNGVNMIEIGIPFSDPMADGIVIQNAATRALRNGMSLRLLFEQLQDIRHDVCIPLILMGYLNPIMQFGFEAFCRKCTECGIDGVIIPDLPFKDYEASYKAIARKHDIRVIMLITPETSEARVREIDAHTDGFVYMVSSAATTGAQTDFDVRKQAYFKKIEDMRLRNPRMVGFGISNRQTFEAACAHASGAIIGSRFVTLLNETDGDAEKAIGILKEDLKK, from the coding sequence ATGAACCGTATTAACCAACTTTTTCAGGACAGCCCCAAAAATCTGCTGTCCATCTATTTCTGCGCAGGCTGCCCCACCCTCAAAGGCACTGCCGACGTAATCCGTACCCTCGAAAAAAACGGGGTAAACATGATAGAGATCGGCATCCCGTTCAGCGACCCGATGGCCGACGGCATTGTCATCCAAAACGCCGCCACCCGCGCCCTCCGGAACGGCATGTCCCTCCGCCTCCTTTTCGAACAACTGCAAGACATCCGCCATGACGTCTGCATTCCACTTATCCTCATGGGCTACCTCAACCCCATCATGCAGTTTGGATTCGAAGCCTTCTGCCGGAAGTGCACGGAATGCGGCATCGACGGCGTCATCATTCCCGACCTCCCCTTCAAGGATTACGAGGCAAGCTATAAAGCTATTGCCCGGAAGCATGACATCCGCGTCATCATGCTCATCACTCCCGAAACCAGCGAGGCGCGCGTACGCGAGATCGACGCACATACGGACGGATTCGTCTATATGGTTTCCAGTGCTGCTACCACCGGCGCCCAGACCGATTTCGACGTCCGCAAGCAAGCCTACTTCAAAAAAATAGAAGACATGCGCCTGCGCAATCCCCGCATGGTGGGGTTCGGCATCAGCAACAGGCAGACCTTTGAAGCGGCCTGCGCCCATGCCTCCGGCGCCATCATAGGCAGCCGCTTCGTCACTCTGCTGAACGAAACCGACGGAGACGCGGAGAAGGCCATCGGAATACTGAAAGAAGATCTCAAGAAGTAG
- a CDS encoding phosphoribosylanthranilate isomerase, with protein sequence MNNIIKVCGMTNADNIRNVERLGIDMIGFIFYPKSPRCLCEIPDYLPVHAKRVGVFVNESKDNVLMYADRFGLDCVQLHGSESPEYCRSLRNDGMRLIKAFPISHPKDLLAVSAYNGLCDYYLFDTKTPQYGGSGSQFDWNLLNRYNGTTPFLLSGGINPYSAKAIREFHHFRFAGIDLNSRFETAPGIKDVERIRQFLEEYKKINYKSYEPY encoded by the coding sequence ATGAACAATATCATCAAGGTATGCGGAATGACCAACGCTGACAACATCCGCAATGTGGAACGGCTGGGCATAGACATGATCGGCTTCATTTTCTATCCCAAATCTCCACGCTGCCTGTGCGAGATACCCGATTACCTGCCCGTACACGCCAAGCGCGTGGGAGTCTTTGTGAACGAAAGCAAGGACAACGTACTGATGTATGCCGACCGCTTCGGCCTGGACTGCGTGCAGTTGCACGGCTCCGAGTCGCCCGAATACTGCCGTTCGCTGCGCAACGACGGAATGCGTCTCATCAAGGCGTTTCCCATCTCCCATCCCAAAGACCTGCTTGCCGTTTCGGCCTACAACGGGCTGTGCGATTATTACCTTTTCGACACCAAAACACCGCAATACGGCGGTTCGGGAAGCCAGTTCGACTGGAATTTACTGAACCGCTACAACGGAACCACTCCTTTCCTGCTCAGTGGAGGCATCAATCCATACAGCGCAAAAGCCATCAGGGAGTTCCACCACTTCCGCTTTGCCGGCATAGACCTCAACAGCCGCTTTGAAACCGCACCGGGAATAAAAGACGTGGAACGCATCAGGCAATTCCTGGAAGAATACAAAAAAATAAATTATAAATCTTATGAACCGTATTAA
- the trpC gene encoding indole-3-glycerol phosphate synthase TrpC, which translates to MKDILSEIIEYKKAEIAQQKQVVSMQHLCRQAESVMPENATTRRSMKRSLAASPTGIISEFKRRSPSKGWICENARAEEIPAEYEAAGAAALSILTDEKFFGGSLRDIRAARPLVNIPILRKDFIIDEYQLLQARIIGADAVLLIAACLAPEECARLTAQAHRMGLEVLLEIHSPAELCYINKEVDMVGVNNRNLGTFVTDVENSFRIAEQLRQAVKGSDSNSDGGTDGLPLLVSESGISHPETIAGLRNAGFRGFLVGETFMKTGKPGDALKEMIGQLS; encoded by the coding sequence ATGAAAGATATTTTATCCGAAATAATAGAATACAAAAAAGCAGAGATAGCGCAGCAGAAGCAAGTCGTCTCCATGCAGCACTTATGTCGGCAGGCAGAGTCCGTCATGCCGGAAAATGCCACCACCCGCCGAAGCATGAAGCGATCGCTTGCCGCCTCGCCCACAGGCATCATCTCCGAGTTCAAGCGCCGGTCTCCGTCCAAAGGCTGGATCTGCGAAAACGCCCGAGCAGAAGAGATTCCTGCGGAATACGAAGCCGCCGGAGCCGCCGCCCTTTCTATACTCACGGACGAGAAATTTTTCGGCGGGTCACTCCGCGACATCCGTGCGGCGCGCCCACTGGTCAACATCCCCATCCTGCGCAAAGATTTCATCATAGACGAATACCAGCTTCTGCAAGCCCGCATCATCGGCGCCGACGCCGTGCTGCTCATCGCCGCCTGCCTTGCCCCCGAAGAGTGCGCCCGCCTCACCGCACAGGCCCATCGGATGGGATTGGAGGTGCTGCTCGAAATCCATTCGCCTGCCGAACTCTGCTATATAAATAAGGAGGTGGACATGGTGGGTGTGAACAACCGCAACCTCGGCACGTTTGTCACTGATGTGGAAAATTCATTCCGCATAGCGGAACAGCTCCGCCAAGCCGTCAAGGGAAGCGACAGCAATTCAGACGGAGGTACGGACGGACTGCCACTGCTTGTCTCCGAAAGCGGAATATCACACCCCGAAACCATTGCCGGTCTGCGCAACGCCGGCTTCCGCGGCTTCCTCGTGGGAGAAACTTTCATGAAAACCGGAAAGCCGGGAGACGCACTGAAAGAAATGATAGGGCAATTATCATGA
- the trpD gene encoding anthranilate phosphoribosyltransferase: MKAILSRLFNHEELTSEETKQILLNITQEMYPEAQIAALLTAFQMRGITVDELIGFHEALMETRIPIDFAPYRPIDIVGTGGDGKNTFNISTCACFVVAGAGYKVAKHGNYGATSVSGASNVIEQHGVRFTNNADTLKRSMEECNIAYLHAQLFNPAMKFVGPVRKALGVRTLFNLLGPLVNPCKPAFQLLGVADLSQMRLYTNVFYKLGIDFAVVNSLDSYDEISLTDEFKVMTRNYERIYRPQALGFKEARPEELFGGVCKEDAARIFDNILTNRATAAQAQCVIVNAAFAIQIMEPQKDIEECVAIARESLESGKALEKLKKFVEINS, translated from the coding sequence ATGAAAGCTATATTATCCAGACTCTTCAACCACGAAGAACTTACATCGGAGGAAACCAAGCAAATCCTCCTCAACATCACCCAAGAGATGTATCCCGAAGCACAGATAGCCGCCCTGCTCACGGCCTTCCAGATGCGTGGCATCACCGTCGATGAACTGATCGGCTTCCACGAGGCGCTGATGGAAACCCGCATTCCGATAGACTTCGCCCCCTACCGCCCCATAGACATCGTGGGTACGGGTGGTGACGGCAAGAACACGTTCAACATCTCTACCTGCGCCTGCTTCGTAGTGGCCGGAGCCGGCTACAAAGTTGCCAAGCACGGCAACTACGGGGCCACCTCCGTCAGCGGCGCCAGCAATGTCATCGAGCAGCACGGCGTGCGCTTCACCAACAACGCCGACACTCTGAAACGCTCGATGGAGGAATGCAACATCGCCTACCTGCATGCCCAACTGTTCAACCCGGCCATGAAGTTTGTGGGCCCCGTCCGCAAGGCATTGGGCGTGCGCACCCTGTTCAACCTGCTGGGGCCGCTGGTGAATCCCTGCAAACCGGCCTTCCAGTTGCTCGGCGTGGCCGACCTCTCGCAAATGCGCCTTTATACCAACGTGTTCTACAAACTCGGCATCGACTTTGCCGTGGTCAATAGCCTCGACAGCTATGACGAGATCTCACTGACCGACGAATTCAAAGTTATGACGCGCAATTACGAACGCATCTACCGCCCGCAGGCGCTCGGCTTCAAGGAAGCCCGTCCCGAAGAACTGTTCGGCGGCGTATGCAAGGAAGATGCCGCCCGCATCTTCGACAATATCCTGACCAACCGCGCCACTGCCGCCCAGGCGCAATGTGTCATCGTCAACGCCGCATTCGCTATCCAGATAATGGAACCGCAAAAAGATATCGAAGAGTGCGTAGCCATTGCCCGCGAATCACTGGAAAGCGGAAAGGCGCTGGAGAAACTGAAGAAATTCGTTGAAATAAACAGTTAA
- a CDS encoding anthranilate synthase component II: protein MKTVIIDNYDSFTYNLSHLVKELGAAVDVLRNDRFSLEELEQYDKIILSPGPGIPEEAGLLLDVIRTYAPRKPILGVCLGEQAIGQAFGGKLVNLSEVFHGVQTEINICTPPDYIFRGLPPKIPVGRYHSWVVDTAGLPPELLVTAISPEGQIMALRHREHDVQGIQFHPESVLTPDGKTILKNWLSE from the coding sequence TTGAAAACAGTCATTATAGACAATTACGACTCCTTCACCTACAACCTCTCTCATCTGGTGAAGGAACTCGGCGCGGCGGTCGATGTACTGCGCAACGACCGGTTCAGCCTGGAAGAACTGGAACAATACGATAAAATCATCCTCTCTCCCGGTCCGGGCATCCCCGAAGAAGCGGGACTACTGCTGGACGTCATCCGCACATATGCCCCAAGGAAACCTATACTCGGCGTCTGCCTGGGCGAGCAAGCCATCGGACAGGCATTCGGCGGAAAGCTCGTCAATCTGAGCGAGGTATTCCACGGTGTACAGACGGAAATCAATATCTGCACTCCGCCCGACTACATCTTCCGAGGGCTTCCTCCAAAGATTCCCGTGGGACGCTACCACTCCTGGGTGGTGGATACGGCAGGCTTGCCTCCGGAACTGCTTGTGACGGCCATCAGCCCAGAAGGGCAAATCATGGCGCTGAGGCACAGGGAGCACGACGTGCAAGGCATCCAGTTCCACCCGGAATCCGTACTGACTCCGGACGGAAAAACCATCCTGAAAAACTGGCTCTCCGAATAA
- a CDS encoding anthranilate synthase component I family protein, with protein sequence MKQYHYQTVSRTILGDLHTPVSTYLKVRDIFPQSALMESSDYHGSENNRSFIGLCPVASVSIDHGTAIFRLPDGTREERPVTGEYRVENALDNFLNRFRVEGEYSDYCGLYGYTSFNAVRYFENIPVKDSHETTNDAPDMLYILYKYLIVFNDFKNEMMLLEMLAPGETSGLDTVQKAIHNRNYTTYDFRATGSTTSPLTDEEHKANIRRGIAHCLRGDVFQIVLSRRFEQRFTGDDFKLYRALRSINPSPYLFYFDFGGFRIFGSSPETHCRIEGRHAYIDPIAGTTRRTGNAEQDAVNARYLHDDPKENAEHVMLVDLARNDLSRNCRDVKVDFYKDMQYYSHVIHLVSRVSGTLNEGADPVKTFIDTFPAGTLSGAPKVRAMQLISELEPHNRGAYGGCIGFIGLNGSLNQAITIRTFVSRNGVLWFQAGGGIVAKSNDEYELQEVNNKLGALKKAIVMAEKM encoded by the coding sequence ATGAAACAATACCATTACCAAACCGTGAGTCGCACCATCCTCGGTGACCTCCACACACCTGTCAGCACCTACTTGAAAGTACGTGACATCTTTCCACAAAGCGCCCTCATGGAGAGCTCCGACTATCACGGCAGCGAAAACAACCGTTCCTTCATAGGCCTCTGTCCGGTGGCAAGCGTCAGCATCGACCACGGCACAGCCATCTTCCGCCTGCCCGACGGAACCCGTGAGGAACGTCCCGTGACAGGAGAATATCGTGTGGAAAACGCTCTGGACAATTTCCTGAACCGCTTCCGCGTGGAGGGCGAATACAGCGATTACTGCGGGCTCTACGGCTACACCTCCTTCAATGCGGTACGCTACTTCGAGAATATCCCCGTTAAGGACAGCCACGAGACTACCAACGACGCACCGGACATGCTCTACATATTGTACAAATATCTCATCGTCTTCAACGACTTCAAGAACGAGATGATGCTTCTTGAGATGCTGGCCCCCGGCGAAACCAGCGGACTGGACACCGTGCAGAAGGCCATCCACAACCGCAACTATACCACATACGATTTTCGCGCCACGGGTTCTACCACCTCTCCACTCACCGATGAAGAGCACAAAGCAAACATCCGCCGCGGCATAGCGCACTGCCTGCGCGGCGACGTTTTCCAAATCGTCCTCTCCCGCCGTTTCGAGCAGCGCTTCACGGGCGACGACTTCAAGTTGTACCGCGCCCTGCGCAGCATCAATCCGTCTCCCTACCTATTCTATTTTGACTTCGGAGGTTTCCGCATCTTCGGTTCCTCGCCCGAAACACACTGCCGCATCGAAGGCCGACATGCCTATATCGACCCCATAGCCGGAACCACCAGACGCACCGGAAACGCCGAACAGGACGCCGTCAATGCCCGATACCTGCACGATGACCCCAAGGAGAACGCCGAGCACGTCATGCTGGTGGATCTTGCCCGCAACGACCTCTCACGCAATTGCCGGGACGTGAAAGTGGACTTCTACAAAGATATGCAGTATTACAGCCATGTGATCCACCTCGTCAGCCGGGTCAGCGGCACGCTGAACGAAGGCGCCGATCCGGTAAAGACCTTCATCGACACCTTTCCGGCCGGAACCCTGAGTGGCGCACCGAAAGTACGCGCCATGCAGCTCATCAGCGAACTCGAACCGCACAACCGGGGCGCATACGGCGGATGCATCGGCTTCATCGGACTGAACGGCTCGCTGAACCAAGCTATCACCATCCGCACGTTCGTCAGCCGCAACGGTGTGCTGTGGTTCCAGGCAGGCGGCGGCATCGTGGCCAAGAGCAACGACGAATACGAACTGCAAGAAGTGAACAACAAACTCGGCGCACTGAAGAAGGCGATTGTGATGGCCGAGAAAATGTAG
- the trpB gene encoding tryptophan synthase subunit beta, with amino-acid sequence MSFLVDKDGYYGEFGGAYVPEILHRCVEELQNTYLGVLQSEDFKREYDQLLRDYVGRPSPLYLAHRLSQKYGCKIYLKREDLNHTGAHKINNSIGQVLLARRMGKRRIIAETGAGQHGVATATVCALMDMECIVYMGKTDVERQHVNVEKMKMLGATVVPVTSGNMTLKDATNEAIRDWCCHPSDTYYVIGSTVGPHPYPDMVARLQSVISEEIKKQLLEHEGRDCPDYLIACVGGGSNAAGTIYHYIDDSRVQIVLAEAGGKGVETGMTAATIALGKLGIIHGSRTYVIQDEDGQIEEPYSISAGLDYPGIGPMHANLARQKRALVLSINDDEAVRAAYELTKLEGIIPALESAHALGALEKMKFKPEDVVVLTVSGRGDKDIETYLSHDGK; translated from the coding sequence ATGAGTTTCTTAGTTGACAAAGATGGCTATTACGGAGAATTCGGCGGAGCATACGTTCCCGAAATACTCCACAGATGTGTAGAAGAATTGCAGAACACCTATCTCGGCGTGCTGCAAAGTGAGGATTTCAAGCGTGAATACGACCAATTGCTGCGCGACTACGTAGGGCGTCCCTCACCACTCTACCTTGCACACCGCCTGTCCCAAAAATACGGCTGCAAGATTTACCTCAAACGCGAAGACCTGAACCACACCGGCGCGCACAAAATCAACAACAGCATCGGTCAGGTTCTTCTGGCGCGCCGCATGGGCAAACGCCGCATCATCGCCGAGACCGGAGCCGGACAACACGGGGTTGCCACAGCCACCGTCTGCGCCCTGATGGATATGGAGTGCATCGTTTACATGGGAAAGACCGATGTAGAACGCCAGCACGTCAATGTGGAAAAGATGAAGATGTTGGGCGCAACCGTTGTTCCCGTCACCAGCGGCAACATGACACTGAAAGACGCCACCAACGAAGCCATCCGTGACTGGTGCTGCCATCCGTCGGACACATATTATGTGATAGGTTCCACCGTAGGGCCTCATCCCTATCCCGACATGGTAGCACGTCTGCAATCCGTCATCAGCGAGGAAATCAAGAAGCAGCTTCTGGAGCATGAAGGACGCGACTGCCCCGACTACCTCATCGCCTGCGTAGGCGGGGGAAGCAATGCCGCCGGAACCATCTACCATTACATTGACGACTCGCGCGTACAGATTGTCCTTGCCGAAGCAGGCGGAAAAGGTGTGGAGACAGGCATGACCGCCGCCACCATCGCCCTCGGCAAATTGGGGATCATACACGGATCGCGCACCTACGTCATTCAGGATGAAGACGGACAGATCGAAGAACCTTATTCCATTTCCGCCGGACTGGACTATCCGGGCATAGGACCCATGCACGCCAACCTGGCCCGGCAGAAACGTGCCCTTGTTCTTTCCATCAATGACGACGAGGCCGTACGTGCTGCCTACGAACTGACGAAACTCGAAGGCATCATCCCCGCCCTGGAAAGCGCCCACGCACTCGGCGCACTGGAGAAAATGAAATTCAAGCCCGAAGACGTGGTCGTACTCACCGTGTCGGGACGGGGAGACAAGGATATAGAAACCTATTTAAGCCATGACGGCAAATGA
- a CDS encoding HdeD family acid-resistance protein — translation MKGISYSFLRAICALVIGLVLVMFPDRASDYFVITIGVVFLVPSLVSIIGYFARDIREMSAAEEELKTRRRFPIEGVGSLLFGLWLIVMPGFFADLLTFVLGFILLMGGVQQIASLSAARRWMPVPGGFYVVPVLILAAGLFALFNPTGVRSTAFIIIGVSSLVYAASELLNWFKFTRRRPSAQAASVKAVGDIEDVEIVEEN, via the coding sequence ATGAAAGGAATAAGTTATTCATTTTTGCGTGCGATATGTGCGCTTGTGATAGGTCTGGTGCTGGTTATGTTTCCCGACCGGGCGAGTGATTATTTTGTGATTACGATAGGAGTCGTTTTCCTGGTTCCTTCACTTGTCAGCATCATTGGTTATTTTGCGCGGGATATACGGGAAATGTCTGCTGCGGAAGAGGAGCTTAAAACCCGCCGCCGTTTTCCGATCGAAGGAGTGGGCAGTTTGCTGTTCGGGCTGTGGCTTATCGTCATGCCCGGTTTCTTTGCCGATCTGCTGACGTTTGTGCTGGGTTTCATCCTGCTGATGGGAGGTGTGCAGCAGATAGCCTCGCTGTCGGCGGCACGTCGCTGGATGCCTGTACCGGGAGGATTTTATGTGGTTCCGGTGTTGATTCTGGCTGCCGGACTGTTTGCGCTGTTCAATCCTACGGGAGTGCGTTCTACGGCATTCATCATTATCGGAGTCAGCAGTCTGGTATATGCGGCTTCGGAGTTGCTGAACTGGTTCAAATTCACCCGCCGCCGTCCCTCGGCACAAGCGGCTTCGGTGAAGGCGGTGGGGGATATAGAGGATGTGGAGATTGTGGAAGAGAACTGA